The following nucleotide sequence is from Streptomyces bathyalis.
GTAGACAGCAGTGATCTTCACTCGGACCTCTCTAATATCTTATAAGTTGCGAGGATGTTAGAGTGAGACGACCGAAGAGGCGCTGTCAAGGGCTAGGACATCGGGAGGGATCCGCAGGGGCGATGGAAGGCACGAACCTTTTCCTCAGCAAGAGCGATCTTGCCTACTCGGAGCTCCGTCGCCAGATCCTCTCCGGCGCCATCCCGGCCGGTTCACGGTTGGCCCAGTACGAACTGGCCGGCTCCCTCAACATGAGCATCACGCCCCTGCGCGAGGCCATCAGGCGGCTCAGCAGCGAGGGGCTGGTCGACGTCGAGACCCACCGCGACGTCCGGGTGTCCTCCATGAACTCCGAGGAGGCGCGGCAACTTTTCGAGGTACGGCTCTCGCTGGATCCCACGGCGGCCGAACTCGCCGCGACACGGCGCACTCCCGAGGACATCACCGCCATGCAACATGCGGTCGACAACCTGCTCCCCGTCACGCGCCAGTGGGGCGAGGATGCGCTCACCGCCCATCGCACCTTTCATCAGGCGTTGTACCGCGCCTCCCACAACGACGTTCTCATCCGCCTCCTGGACGACCTGTGGGACAAGTCCGACCGCTACCGCCGCCTCGGCCTCGAACTTCCGCCCGGCGACGAACCCCGGACGCGGGACCTCCAGGAGCACCACGACCTCGTTGAACTCATCAAGGCCGGCCAGGCTGGGGACGCAGCCCAGCTCATGCGCGACCACATCATCCACAGCCTGACCGCCTCCGCCATCACCGCGCTCGAAGACCGCGAAGGTACCCAGGCAGGCTGAGCCCGCCATGGGAATCAGCCGCAGCGAGGGCCACGCGGCCCTCGCGCGTGCAGCCTCGGTGGCATTCAGCGC
It contains:
- a CDS encoding GntR family transcriptional regulator; the encoded protein is MEGTNLFLSKSDLAYSELRRQILSGAIPAGSRLAQYELAGSLNMSITPLREAIRRLSSEGLVDVETHRDVRVSSMNSEEARQLFEVRLSLDPTAAELAATRRTPEDITAMQHAVDNLLPVTRQWGEDALTAHRTFHQALYRASHNDVLIRLLDDLWDKSDRYRRLGLELPPGDEPRTRDLQEHHDLVELIKAGQAGDAAQLMRDHIIHSLTASAITALEDREGTQAG